Part of the Candidatus Zixiibacteriota bacterium genome, CACATCGAAACCTTCATTGCTCACTACAATGCCACGACCAAACCCTTTGTCTGGACCGCCACAGCTGATTCCATCCTCGGAAAAATCAACCGACTATGTAAAGCTATTGACGGGACAAGACACTAGAATCTATAGCTGCTCACAATCAACTCGTTCAGAGCCAAACCCCTAAGTCACCCTGAGCCTGTCGAGACGTGACTTACACCATGCGACACGTCATGCTTCGACAGGCTCAGCATGACTTGCCCTCTCACCCCTCCACCCTCGGCAGCTCCCGCTCCAGCTCCTTGTCCTCGCGGAAACCGAGCACATAGTCGGCCTGCATCAGGGTGTGGATCTCGCGAGTGCCCTCGTAGATCGACGCCCCCTTCGAGTTGCGATAGAACCGCTCCGCCGGGTACTCGTCCGAGAACCCGTACGCCCCAAACACCTGCACGGCGTTGGCGGCGGCCGCCTCCGCCTCGCGGCAGGCGATCCACTTGGCCAGCGACGTCTCTTTCGTGTTTCGCTTGCCCTGATTCTTCAGCCAGCCCGCTTTCAGCCAGAGCAGGGTGGAGGTTTCGTAGCCGGCCTCCATGTTGGCGATCATCTGCTTGACCAGTTGGTGCTCGGCGATATTCTGCCCAAACGTCTTCCGGTCGAACGCGTACTTCACGCAGGCGTCGCGACAGGCCCGAATCAGCCCGCACGACCCGGCCGCCACCGTGTATCGCCCCTGGTCGAGACAGAACATAGCGATCTTGAACCCCTGCCCCTCGCCGTAGACGAGGTTTTCCTTGGGTACGCGGACATCCATAAACGAGATCGACCCGGTATTGCCCGCTCGAACCCCCAGCTTGCCATGTATAGTCGCGGTGGTAAGTCCGGCCAGGCCGCGTTCGACTATGAACGCCGAAAGGCCGCTGTGGTCCCGCTTCTTTTTCTTTTCGAGATCGGTCCACGCAAACACGAGAAAGAAATCGGCCATGTCGGCCAGCGAAATCCACATCTTCTCGCCGTTGAGGACGAAATAGTTGCCGTCGCGGACAGCAGTCGACTGAATCCCGACCACATCCGACCCGGCGGCCGGCTCGGTCAGACCGAACGTGCCCAGCTTCTCGCCTTTGGCGCAGGGTACGAGATACTTCCGCTTCTGCTCCTCGTTGGCCCAAGTGAGTATCGGCAGTGAATATAGCCCGATGTGTACCGACAGGATTACCCGGGCCGAGGTATCCCCATACTCAAGCTCCTCCGAGGCCAGCCCGAGCGAGATATAGTCCGTCCCCAGACCGCCGTACTGCTCCGGCACACAGAAACCGAGCAGGTTCGCCTCGGCCATGGCCGGAATCAAGTCCGGGTTTGGTTTCTGGGCGCGGTCGAATTCGCGAATGTTAGGAACGACGACTTTCTGGGCGATTTCGCGGGCGATATCCCGCACCATCAGTTGGTTTTCGGTGAACGAGAAGTCGATCATCAGAACTGAATCTCCAATTTGATTAACCCACAGCAGAGCTATGGGCTGCCCTCGCGAAATGAGCGATGTCGGGTTTCTCGCACGAATGGTCAATGCTCGGAACCCGACCTACATGCCTACACTAACCTGCCCGGAGCGCCGCGGCAGGCCCTCATCTGCCGATTGGGGCAACGCGTGCCGAAACCGACCAAAGCGGTCTGGTATCGATCTACAAGAGCACGACCCGCGTCGAAACCACAGGGGTTTCGACCTACAAGACTATAGTCAAAACCTCCGCACCGGTCAATCGATCCTGAGATTGCCCGGCGGGACGGATTTGCGTATACTGCCCGCGCGAAAGGCAACTCCCGTCATGGAAGATTACACCCAGGTCAAGGCCGATTTGGTTCCGTATTCCTCGGAGTACGCAGCGGTGGTGCGGTCGTGGATCGAATCCGAGGAAACCTATCAACTGGTCTGCCGCGGGATCAACTTTCCGCCGCCCGATGACATTGTCGACAGCTGGCAGCGCCAGGGGGTGAAGTCGTACCTGCTCATTGCCAACCGCAAGCCGGTCGCCTACGGCG contains:
- a CDS encoding acyl-CoA dehydrogenase family protein, which codes for MIDFSFTENQLMVRDIAREIAQKVVVPNIREFDRAQKPNPDLIPAMAEANLLGFCVPEQYGGLGTDYISLGLASEELEYGDTSARVILSVHIGLYSLPILTWANEEQKRKYLVPCAKGEKLGTFGLTEPAAGSDVVGIQSTAVRDGNYFVLNGEKMWISLADMADFFLVFAWTDLEKKKKRDHSGLSAFIVERGLAGLTTATIHGKLGVRAGNTGSISFMDVRVPKENLVYGEGQGFKIAMFCLDQGRYTVAAGSCGLIRACRDACVKYAFDRKTFGQNIAEHQLVKQMIANMEAGYETSTLLWLKAGWLKNQGKRNTKETSLAKWIACREAEAAAANAVQVFGAYGFSDEYPAERFYRNSKGASIYEGTREIHTLMQADYVLGFREDKELERELPRVEG
- a CDS encoding IS630 family transposase; protein product: HIETFIAHYNATTKPFVWTATADSILGKINRLCKAIDGTRH